The Diceros bicornis minor isolate mBicDic1 chromosome 19, mDicBic1.mat.cur, whole genome shotgun sequence genome contains the following window.
TGCTCTCCTCTGAgaagtcagggagggcttctctgaggaggtgacatcctTCCCTGAGGAAGGATGTCTAGATGGGTCTTGGCAACAAAGGGAGGGAAGAGTACTTCTGAGGTGGGAAATAGgagatgcaaaggccctgtggcaagaGGGAGCCTGGAAAGAATGAGAGACCGAGAGAAGGTAAATGTGTTTGAAGATCAGAGAGCAAAGGGGAGTTTGGTGTGAGATGAGTCTATAGGAGTCCCAGGCAGGGTCTCACGGGTCTTTATCCTAGGCacaatggggagccattgaaagGTTTTAAACTAGGTTTCCTACCACAGAAGGCAGAAGCAGTCTGACCACAGCATGCCTGGGACTTGATATTGTGTTTACACAGTGGGTTTTCCAAAGGAGGGGTTCAGACAGCTTTGGTAACCATGGAGATGGCTGTGTGGACATTAACAATTATGATAATGAAGCCACAAACTTGGGAAACTGGGTATTATAAATAGAATTGGTTCTGGGTGAGCTTTGAGTAGTCTGGGCTGATGAAAGGTGCTGGAAACCACATGATGCCAACACAAAGGGTCTGATGTTTGAAAAGGTGACCTGCCCTGTGTGTGAATGAAACGCAGGGACTGTGGCGCTGAGGGTTGGTCTCATAGCAACTCTGGGACCAAAGGGCCTTTCTTCAGTATTTCAAACAGGGTCCCAACGATGGGGGAAGGGACATGCACATAGGAAGAGTGTATGCTATCCACCAGGCACCTTCATGAGCAACAGCTTATTCAATCTTGATAAGCAATTGCCAAAGTAAAGCTAATTATCCTCGTTCCGAAGATGACGACTCTGAAACTCAGAGAAAGGATGTTTGTCGCTGCATGGCACAGTGTGACAGGCACTTATGGCTGCCTCCCCAGTGGCTGTGCCCAGCTCCCTTCCTCCTTGCTTACAGAGCACATCTCCACCTATAGGGGCTGAAAATGCCTGATCCTCATTTTTGCAGCTTCCTCTGCAGCTAAAGCAAAGACACATGGGCCAATTATGGCCAACGTCCTGTAGAGGAAGTCTGATGGGAGAGGAGCGATTTCCAGCAAAGGGTTTCTCCCAAATGTTTTTGTGTCTTCATATCATGTGTGGAACTCTGGTGGCCATCTTGTGACCATAAAGTGACAAGTGTAAGGACCAAAGCAACCTACTGAGGCTGGTGAAGGGCATGAATATATGAGGGTAGAAAGATGGAAAGACCATCGAAATCATAAGGTGACTGAAGGATGCCTGAGACTCTGTACTTCTTAAAATTTTGTTCTGTGAGATCATCAGTGAACTTGTTGTTTACCCAAGTAAGCTAATTAGTTGACTCATCTCTTACTTGCAGCTTCATATATCAAAACTGTGGCTGTCTACTAATTGTCCCCCATATAACTCCTCCCCTACTTCCTTTTAGTAATAATTCCCCTAAGTTTTAGCTAAGTCCATGGCTGCCCTGCTAGAGAATACATTTTCCAGCATCCTTTGCAGAGTCATGGGCCATGTGACTAAGTCCTGGCCAATAGGATGTGAGTGGAAGCGATGTGTGGAACTTTGGGCCACATCCTTAGCTGCTTGTTCTCTATGGCCTCACGCCCAACCTCCTCCTTGCCAACTGCAGAGGGGGACAAGGGAATAGACTCAGAGAAGGTAGCAATGGGTTAAGAATGACAGATCTGGACTGttacatgaaagagaaataaacatctcTCATATTTAAGGCACTGTTTTTAGGTTACTTTATTATAGCAGCTTATCCTGTACCCTGCCTAACTAATACAGTAACCAAAATGCACAGCCATTCAGTGGTGGGACAAGTCAGAGTTCTTGTTGTAAGACACACAAACTGCCTTGCTCCTGCGTCTGAGCACTGGCAGCCAAGACATGGGGTAAACGAGGGGCTTCTATGGCAGGACGTGGTCCCAGTGGTCCCCTAGGACACCACACAATGGGGAAGGCCCCTTCCCCCCCGAATGGTGGTTGGATGATGGAAGTCTACTTACAATAGCTACTATATTAAGCTACTATATTATGCCCTCCATAAACAATAACAGTTTTCATTTATGGAATGCTTGTCATATACCTGGCATAGCTCTGTGGCTTTTACCTCTagttactcatttaatcctcacaaaaaccctcCAAGATAGATATTATCTacaatcttattttatagatgataaacCAAAGCCCAGAgcaattaaataacttgctcttCTTCAAACATGCCAAGCACACTTCTGCCCTAAGGCCTTTGCACCTGTTAGTctgtgcctggaatgctcttctcccaggAATCCATTCACgaggctcaaatgtcaccttttcctTGAAGCCTTCTCAATCACCTTATTTAAAATCCTACCACTCCCCACTGCCCTGCCACCCTGCACTCTACTATCCATAGGGTGACCACATAATTTATCACCCAAACTAGCATGCTTTTAAGAGGGAAGGGGGGACACTTGTTATGCCAGGACAACAGGTTACAACTGGGGCCATCCCTGGAAAACTGGGATGCATGTCATCTTAGCCATCCCCcttccctattttatttttctccatagcacctaTTACCCTGGGGTATCatccttatttatttgttttttttctgtttccacctagtagaatgtaagctccatgagggcaggaattagtttccattttattcactgctgtgtcccaggCGTTAGCGCAGTGCCTGGCCTAgagtagtcactcaataaatgtttgttgactgaatcagtgagtgagtgaatgaatgggcaTCTGGTGCTGATGGGTAGGAAGTCTCCTTCAGGGCCAGCCTTAGGCTCAGAAAGGGCTAGGGCCGAGAGACGAGCCCTCTCCCCACCATGCTCCGCTGCTTGGCTATTGTACCTAGAACCTAACTGCCCATTCCGCAGCCAGAAGTGGAGGCCTTGAAGGGCCATGCCTGTGCAGTCACCCCAGCCTCGAAGCACCTCCCTTCCAGCAGGAAGAGCCCTTTGGGACACTGCTTCTCCTCCTGCCCTTCCAGCTCCCAGCCTGTCCCCAGCACCAGCTTGCTCCAGCCACATGGAGCTGCTGGCCCGTCTCTCACCCAGCCCCGCCCtgtctgttctctctgcctggaacctGAGCATCCTCCCACGACTCCACTTGGTTGAGGGTGGAGCAACCTGGGAACCTCAGTGAGGGCAAAGGTACGGGAAGTGAGATATACACTCGACAGGAGTGTAAATAGGCACAAAACTGGACAGGGCAGTTTGGCTGATGGATCACATTTTAAAATGCTCATCTTCTACGtcccagaaacatcaattttagaaAGACATCCTCAGCAACACTCATGCATGAGGTCAAGGATGCCCGGATAAGCCTGCtcactgcagcactatttgtgagagagcaaaaaaaaaaaaagagagaaaaacaaaacaaaactggaagcaactgTTTAGCAACAAGGATGGGGTAGCTCTATATGTACTGATATGGAAAACTGTCCAAGATAAttgcttagggggaaaaaagcaatttGCCAAAGAACGTGCAGTATGCTCTCATTTATATTGGGAAAAAGCCCATAACTATGTGTGAGAGTGCAGGTGTATcaggaaaaaaatctggaaagaaaCTGTATACAACGGTTGGTGGTGGGACAGACTGATGACCATAGGCATTTTGATTTTTCGTGTGTGCAAAATTCTGTATTgtaataatgatgtacacctgaaatttatataatgttataaaccaatgttaccacaattaaaaaataaataagtagaactaaaaaaaaaaattctgcattgTAAGAGTTTGCTACAGCCTGTATTGGCTTTGCAATTAAAAAACAGATACAAACAGTAAGAGTTTGTCTGTTAATCACTCCCAATTCACCTTAGGTTCTATCTCCTCTGGAAAACTTTCCCTGATCCCACCTGCCCAGCAgccccaccatccccaccacccTCTTTGAgtctcaattatttttttctgtaagatGAGTTTTCATCATTTAGCCTTATTACTCCTTAATGCACTTAAacggtagatattattatcccacCACTAAAGACGATGTTAGACTTATTGTCTACCTGCCACCCCCGACTCTGACTACCGTGAGCCCCTCTTGAGGGGAATTCAGGAGCCAACGGACGCAGACGTCCAAAGAGAGAACTCCCGGTACCACAGCTTCATAGGAGCCAGAGAGACTCCTGGAAAAAGCCGATTTCGAACCGAAGTTTTCCGGAAAGAGCCGAAGAGCTGGGAGGCGGTCACCAAAGCCGACCGCGAGAGTCACGGAGGACTTCGGGAGAGAGCCGAGGCGTGGGATGAGGGACTTACCGAGAGTTGCCGAGGGTTTACGGAGATAGCCGAAACGTGGGAGGCGGGGCCACAAGAGCCTTTCCGAGGGGCAACGAAGGCTTCGAAAAGAGCCGAAAGGTTCGGAGGCGGAACCGCTTCCTCAAAGCGGAAGTGTCGGCGTTCGAGTGGCCGCAGAAGCCCGAGGATTTCCGGAGCGAGCCGAAACCTCTCCGACAGGTTCCGGAGAGAGCCGAGGGATACCGAGGGGCGGCGCTGAGGCGCAATCATGGCGGCGGCTGGTGTTGCTGCGGCTGAGAAGGACGAGGAGCCCGCGGCGGAGGCCGAGGCGCTGGCCGCGGCCCGGGAGCGAAGCCGCCGCTTCCTAAGCGGCCTGGAGCTGGTGAAGCAGGGCGCCGAGGCGCGTGTGTTCCGCGGCCGCTTCCAGGGCCGCGCGGCCGTGGTGAAGCACCGCTTCCCCAAGGGCTACCGGCACCCGGCGCTGGAGGCGCGGCTCGGCCGGCGGCGGACGGTGCAGGAGGCGCGGGCGCTGCTCCGCTGCCGCCGCGCAGGTGAGGCGCCCGGGCGGCGCGGGGAGGGGGCCCCTGAGCCCGAGCCGccatctgcctcagtttcttccttcgTACCTTCTGCCGTATTTTGGCATTAGGAAATGCCCTTTCATGCCTGTCTGCATGCGTTCCTTCCTAAGCCGCTGGGCCTGCAGCGACGGGCGTTTGTCCCGCAGCCCTTGCGCCTGGTCGGTTCCCGGCCCTGCCACCCGTGCTCGCCGTCGAGCATGTTCTCCCACCGCCCCGAGCCTCGGTGTACCCGTTTGTGCTGCCTCGGTTTGCGATCGTTATCTTCTCATCCATCACTTTTAAGAAGCAGATGTAATTACAAGGACGTGCCCGGGAGCCAGGCTCTCTGGGTTCGGATACTGACCCCGCTGCTTCATATGGAGCCTTTCAACACGTTGCTTAACCCCAGCCTCAGGTTCCTCCTTGTAAAGGGAAGTCCTAGCAGCAGTAGCCACCTCGTAGGCGTGTTGGGACCATTAGATGAGGTGTGTATGCCGTGTGTTCGGTTTGGGTGTATGACTGGCACCTACCGCTCGGTAAACGTTAGATTTCATTAAATTCATTAAATTGTGTGTTTCTTCATTAAAGCATCATTGTGCACCACCACCGTAAGCCTTGTCCTCAGATGAGttactgaggatcagagaggggaggtaacttgcccagggtgacACAGCCAGGCGCTCAGCCCGTAGCCCTCTGACTCAGAAACACTGGCTTTTCACTTCTACACgtcctgcctttctttctttcgttGGTATATTTTAGGCGCCTGCTGTACCCCGAGACATTGTTAGGTGCTGGGAGATCTGGAGGAAATTCAGTAGTGAACAAGCAGACACATCTCTGCCCTTGCTTGGATGTAGTGAAGTTACTTGTGTGGTCATGTCTTCTGTTTTCACCCTCTGTGGGGGATAAGTTCAATTAAGCAGGGATGTGGCTGCCTTGTTTCCTGCAGTATCCCCCCCATATGTCTCCAGTATCTAGAAAAGTGTCCTGAACATGATGACATTCAATAAAGATTCACTGAGTCTTGGAGTTCAGTGAATTCATTGAATTATAGGCGGTGTTGTTCTCATAGTGTAAAAGCTGAAACAGAGGCTTGGAGAAGTTAATGCGACTTGAAGGTTATACGGTTACTGAGGAAAGGAGCTGGGATTTGCACCTGTCCTGCCTGATGCAGAGACGAATCTCTAGGCCAGCACACTGCGTGGCCTCCTGTTTGTGTCCCTGTCAGGCAGAACCTGCTCTGACcgctctgttttctcttctggctcttcattttgttttgttttttaggggATGAGTATCACAGATGAAGTCCAATCATAaagggtgggaaggaggagggagctgTGGCATTACAAACCGTAGCTGTGGGTGGTCTGAGGCACAGGCTTGCAGAGCATGAGCAGGGGAAACTTCCAGATGGGTTAAGTTGTACCATTCTGCAGCAGTCCTAAGTCGTCTTCCTGAAATAAGCAGAGATAGACTATAAAAAACAGGCTCAATCTTTGAAAAGTAAgcttaccattaaaaaaaaaataaaaagaatctaaTCCAATAGCCACTTGTGTCTTGATTACAGGGATATCTGCCCCAGTTGTCTTTTTTGTGGACTATGCTTCCAACTGCTTGTACATGGAAGAAATTGAAGGCTCCGTGACTGTTCGAGATTATATTCAATCCACTATGGAGACTGAAAAGACTCCCCAAAAGCTCTTCAGCTTAGCCACGACAATCGGGCAGGTTTTGGCTCGAATGCACGATGAAGACCTCATTCATGGTGATCTCACCACCTCGAACATGCTCCTGAAACCCCCCCTGGAACAGCTGGACGTCGTGCTCATAGACTTTGGGTTGAGTTTCATTTCAGCACTTCCAGAAGATAAGGGAGTTGACCTCTACGTTCTAGAGAAAGCCTTCCTCAGTACCCATCCCAACACCGAGACTGTGTTTGAAGCCTTTCTGAAGAGCTACTCTGCCTCCTCCAAAAAGGCCAGGCCAGTGCTAAAAAAGCTGGATGAAGTGCGcctgagaggaaggaagaggtccATGGTTGGGTAGAAGAATGTGTGTGACAGCTCCAGACAGCTAAGCTGTTTACTTCAGAGTAAATTTGAAGGAATGCTACCAAGTTGAGATTAGATCTAAATAAAGTTGTTGAGGTATTTTTAGGTGCTGTCTGATAATGCTTGTTAAGTGTCATTATCTCTGCGGTTGGCTGTTAGCAAGAGCTTACTGTGTGCATAAGACACGTTCTAGGCAGAATTGGGTATTTAAAATAAGTCTAGGACAGGCTTATACCTCAGGTTTGTGGGCAGGCCGTTATAAAACTTCAAACCACATAAAGAGAACATTATTCTCTTCAGTCCTTCTGGTGAGACAAGGACAAAGTCTCAGTTGGTGACAGTATGTCTTTATCAGCCCTCTAACGCAGCATTTTTTTTTGATGTGTTCATGACATATTCCTCTTAAAACCAGTATAGTGGGATAGaaccagtattttaaaaatgaaatagaatcagAGACTAGAAAATATCATGTGCATTATATGTGGTATTGTAAGTATTCTTTCATGAAACTTGTTTCAAATGTATATAGACAAGGGTCTATACTGGGTTttgatgtaaaatatatatatattttttttttggtgagcaggATTGGCCCTAAGTtgacatctgttgtcagtcttcctctttttgctgaggaagattagccctgggctaacatctgtgccgatcttcctctattttgtatgtgggatgcctgcaatagcatggcttgatgagtggtgtgtaggtctgcgcctgggacctgaacctgcgaaccctgggctgccgaagcgaagCGTGCGAagttaactactacgccactgggctgaacCCCAAGATATATTTcttgttgaggggctggccccgtggcctagtggttaagtttggcacgctccactttggcagcccgggcacggacctacaccacttgtcaggagTCATgctgcagtg
Protein-coding sequences here:
- the TP53RK gene encoding EKC/KEOPS complex subunit TP53RK, giving the protein MAAAGVAAAEKDEEPAAEAEALAAARERSRRFLSGLELVKQGAEARVFRGRFQGRAAVVKHRFPKGYRHPALEARLGRRRTVQEARALLRCRRAGISAPVVFFVDYASNCLYMEEIEGSVTVRDYIQSTMETEKTPQKLFSLATTIGQVLARMHDEDLIHGDLTTSNMLLKPPLEQLDVVLIDFGLSFISALPEDKGVDLYVLEKAFLSTHPNTETVFEAFLKSYSASSKKARPVLKKLDEVRLRGRKRSMVG